The Mercenaria mercenaria strain notata chromosome 10, MADL_Memer_1, whole genome shotgun sequence genome contains a region encoding:
- the LOC123561673 gene encoding uncharacterized protein LOC123561673, with translation MKFLGLAFLVAAYHFVQSTIDDNPYEEILPITYLYKSNAKPIMCIKSCRGMPDGDYHSCKGCFYFATCTNGYLVDARKCAWFGGLLWDDIVKRCEWSSSTCSRVVYKPPNYATCVKDCFRMPNGDYQSCHGCRVFVTCSNGLTYDKRPCPWFLLWDDLSKRCLWRSRTCIEPLLL, from the exons ATGAAGTTTCTCGGACTGGCCTTTCTGGTAGCCGCTTATCACTTCGTGCAG TCTACCATCGATGACAATCCATATGAAGAAATTCTGCCAATCACGTACTTATACAAGTCAAATGCTAAACCAATCA TGTGTATAAAGTCGTGCAGAGGAATGCCCGATGGTGATTACCATTCATGCAAAGGCTGTTTTTATTTCGCCACGTGTACCAATGGATATCTTGTGGATGCACGGAAATGTGCGTGGTTTGGCGGACTGCTGTGGGACGATATCGTAAAACGTTGTGAATGGTCGTCGTCAACCTGCAGTCGTGTCGTATATAAACCTCCTAACT ATGCAACTTGTGTCAAGGATTGTTTCCGCATGCCGAATGGTGATTACCAATCCTGTCACGGATGTCGCGTCTTTGTAACCTGTTCCAACGGTCTAACATACGACAAACGTCCATGTCCGTGGTTTCTGCTGTGGGACGATTTAAGTAAGAGGTGTTTATGGAGGTCACGCACGTGCATTGAACCGCTTTTGTTGTAA